The uncultured Sphaerochaeta sp. genome includes the window AAGCATATTGACTTCATCGGCTGTGACGGCATCATCGTCCAGGACCTGGGCTTGATCAACCTTGTGAAAACCTATGCCCCTAGCCTCTCTCTCCACGCAAGTACCCAGCTGGCTGTACATACCATCGCCGGGGTACAAGAACTGGTTCGCCTTGGATTCGAACGAGTGGTGCTTGCAAGGGAACTGACGTTCCAGGAGGTCAAGCGAATTCGTGAAGCGTGTAAGGATGTGGAACTGAAGGTGTTCATCCACGGCGCCCTCTGCTACAGCTTCTCAGGACTTTGCACAGCCAGCGAACAACTTTGTGGCAGAAGTGCAAACAGAGGTAGCTGTGCCCAGATATGCAGAAACTACTTCACTGTTGAACAGGACAGTGCTGCGCCGAGTGCGCTTTCTCCAATCCCACAAGGAGTCAAGGATGGTTGGTTCTTCTCCATGAGTGACATGAAAGCGGGTCCTGTTGCAAAAGAACTGGAAGAGTTGGGCATTGAAAGCCTGAAGGTGGAAGGAAGGATGAAAAGCCCTGCCTATACCGGCTTGGCAGCACGATACTACCGTGCGGTCCTTGATGGAGATGAGAGCGCAGAAGAGCTGGAAGAGGCCCTCTCAGTGGTCTTCTCCCGTCGACAAACCTCTGGTTGGTTGGCCTCCTATGGACGAGAGAAACAAGACTTCACCATCAGAAGAGCCCCTACCCTCGGGAGTACAAGCTACCCAGGTCATCGTGGCATCAAGGCAGCAAAGATTACACTGGTGAAGAGTGATTCAGTCATGGTTACCCTGCTCACCGATGTAGCACTCCGAGATGGATTAATGTACTTCATCAGAAGCCAGAGGCAACCGATCGATACCATCAAATTTGGTATCAACACCCTGATTGACCAAAGAGGCAGGAGTATTACTGAAGCCTATGAAGGCGAGTCGGTGGCAATACCACTACCAGCCAATGCTCCCCGTCCACACACCGGTGAATTCTTTTACCTGATCAGCAGACATGACCAGAATCCTGCCCTAATCAGTGAGGCACTTCCTCTCAGCAAGCATCCGCTCGACATGACATTTACCTTGGAAGAGGGCTTGTTGTCGATCCAATGCCAATATGGTGAAGCGACATACGAAATTCCCACGAGCGAGGCTCGCAACCCCCAAGAGACTGAGTCCAATATTGTTTCCATATTCAGCCAAAGTGATACCTCTTTCCTCACCCTTGGCTCCATCAATCTCGTGAATAGAACACAGCTCTCACTTGAGCAGATATTCCTACCTCTCTCAGTTCTGAAGACAATCAGACGTGACTGGTATGATCTTCTTGACCGGACGCTTGCGCAGGAATTGACGAAGAGTCTAGTTCGTGAGCCCATTGCCGAGAAACTGGAAATGAGCACACTGCCTCCACGTTCCCTGCTACTTACTGAACAGAAAATCCCTTACCTCGAATTGAAGACTCTCGCACATGCACAGCAGCCACTTGCTTCCTTGCTCTTCAACCATGAGGATCACTATTACCTACCCTTAAGTCCGGTTATGTTCGATGAGGATGCATTCTTCGCTGATTTAGACAAGGTTGTTGCCAGAATGAAGGAAGAGAATCTTTTGGATTCAGTCTCCTTTGGATTGAACAACTTGGGTCAGATTGCATATTTCAGGGATCATCAATTGCCTTGTTTCTTTGATATCTACCTATACCTGGCAAACAGCGAGGCGGCAAACCTAGCCCTCACGTTTGGATTGAAAATGGAGGGTGGTTATCTCTGGATGGAAAGAACAGAGACAGAGACAGAGTACTGGCCATTCATTCCCACTGTAGTGGATGATGCATTCAGTCCGCCGCTGTTCATCAGCCGATCATGTTTCCGCCATGACTCACTGCGATTAAGTTGCGAGGGATGTCCTTATAGGGGATCATGGTATGTGAAGGGTGACAACCAACGGTATCGGGTTATCGTAGAGGATTGCATCACTACCGTTGTGAACGCTTAGCATTCGTTTTCCATTGCCTCTTGAAAAGGGGAGAAAAGAGGAAAGGCAAGCTTGCCTTGTCTGTCCATCTCTTTCAGCTCATCGTAGGAAACCCAACGGTAAGCAGTAGTCTCTCCTTTCTGCAGGTGAATGGAATCGGGATCAAGCATTTTTCTCACCAGAAAGATATCGACAAATGAAGCTACTTTGAGCACGGTCCCCAAGCAGGTGATTTCTTCAGGGGAAGCTTCAATGCCGGTCTCTTCCCTCAACTCCCTCAGTGCAGCATCCAAACTGGTCTCCCCTCTCATCACCGATCCTGCTGTATTCTCCCAATGCCCGGGAAACAGTTCCTTCTCTTCAGAACGGAGGGTGATGAGTATTTTTCCGTCCTGATTCACGGTCCACACTGAAACCACAACATGATACTCACCCTCACCTAGGGGGAGGCCTCTCTGGTGAATTCTTCCCAGAGGCTTTCTTGCATGGTCATAGAGATCCCAATATTCCCTCATGTTGGCTCCTTACTCAGCATAGTAGAAATTCTTCATGGTTTCCGCAAGTAAAGGAAACAAACAGGGCTCCCTATTCTCAACTGAGAACGGGAGCCCTTGGAGTGCATGATGGGCTGTTTAAATAAGGCCGAACTTCTTCACAAAGGCTTCAGCATTCTGGATTGAACCACCAGCTGCGCCCTTTACGATGTTGTTGACCATCAGGAGGAATCCGATCTTTCCATTCTTCTTCTTCAAGCGGCCGGTGTACACCACCATTCCACTGGGATTCCCCCAGAAGGCATACTTGGGCTGTGGGAAGGTGGGATCTGCACCATATTCAACAGGCTGTGCTGCGGTGGAAGGAAGGTCTGGTACATTCTTGAAATCTGCCCAATCCTTGACAATGTCCTCAACCTCAACATCCTGCTCCAGATCCAACCAGACAGCTTCAAGGTGTCCAAACATGACCGGTACACGAACGGTGAAACAGTATACCTCTGGATCAATGGTAAGGATCTTCTTGATCTCTTTCTCGATCTTCTCTTCCTCTCCCCTGATGAAGGGAATACAGTTATCGGTGATATCGAAGGAAGAGAGACCTGGATAGCCTGCTCCACTGACGCTCTGGTAGCTGTGCAACATGATATTCTTGATACCATATTTCCTAAGCGGAGCCAGAGCCATTGCCAACCCAGTGGTGACGCAGTTGGCGTTGGTTACCACAAAACCCTTTTCGGGATATCCTTGTGCCTGTACAAGATCAAGCTGTTCAATATTGGTTTCCGGGATAAGAATGGGAACATTGGGATCATAACGCATGGAAGCCGCGTTCGAGAACACAAAGAATCCGTTATCTCGAAGCTGTGGTTCAGCTTCACTGGCAACCTCAGCGGGAAGGGCGGAGAACACAATCTGTACCCCTTCTTCCTGCATTGCTTCAATATTAAATTCCTTTACTTCCACGTCCCTGATTTTCTTGGGCATTTCAAATGGCATGACCCAGTGCACAGTGGAGGCATATTTCAAGCCGACACGAGAAGCTGATGCTGTTGCATACGTGAGCTCAAACCAAGGATGATCTGCTAGCATCCACATAAAAACCTGTCCAACTGCACCTGTGGCACCCATTACGGCAACTTTAATTTTCTTCTCCATCGAGGGGTCTCCTAACCGGATTGGTATCCGTTTTCTTCACTAATGTATCAGTACGGTACTGATTTTTCAGGGTTTATGCAATAGTTTAGTAACAAATAATTGTATTTTTTAACAAAATGTTATTATATTAACACAAGGTTCAAGATAGTGAACCCTTTTTCGTGTTTGCATAGTACTGATACAATCTTGCTATGTATAGCCTCAGACCAACACTATCTGAGTGTAGCAACCTT containing:
- a CDS encoding U32 family peptidase, with amino-acid sequence MTELALPAGSLQSALTAFKEGADAVYLGLKSFSARANATNFTFEDLAKLRQVALTEGKKIYVTVNTLIEESELDEAYKTLKHIDFIGCDGIIVQDLGLINLVKTYAPSLSLHASTQLAVHTIAGVQELVRLGFERVVLARELTFQEVKRIREACKDVELKVFIHGALCYSFSGLCTASEQLCGRSANRGSCAQICRNYFTVEQDSAAPSALSPIPQGVKDGWFFSMSDMKAGPVAKELEELGIESLKVEGRMKSPAYTGLAARYYRAVLDGDESAEELEEALSVVFSRRQTSGWLASYGREKQDFTIRRAPTLGSTSYPGHRGIKAAKITLVKSDSVMVTLLTDVALRDGLMYFIRSQRQPIDTIKFGINTLIDQRGRSITEAYEGESVAIPLPANAPRPHTGEFFYLISRHDQNPALISEALPLSKHPLDMTFTLEEGLLSIQCQYGEATYEIPTSEARNPQETESNIVSIFSQSDTSFLTLGSINLVNRTQLSLEQIFLPLSVLKTIRRDWYDLLDRTLAQELTKSLVREPIAEKLEMSTLPPRSLLLTEQKIPYLELKTLAHAQQPLASLLFNHEDHYYLPLSPVMFDEDAFFADLDKVVARMKEENLLDSVSFGLNNLGQIAYFRDHQLPCFFDIYLYLANSEAANLALTFGLKMEGGYLWMERTETETEYWPFIPTVVDDAFSPPLFISRSCFRHDSLRLSCEGCPYRGSWYVKGDNQRYRVIVEDCITTVVNA
- a CDS encoding NUDIX domain-containing protein gives rise to the protein MREYWDLYDHARKPLGRIHQRGLPLGEGEYHVVVSVWTVNQDGKILITLRSEEKELFPGHWENTAGSVMRGETSLDAALRELREETGIEASPEEITCLGTVLKVASFVDIFLVRKMLDPDSIHLQKGETTAYRWVSYDELKEMDRQGKLAFPLFSPFQEAMENEC
- the asd gene encoding aspartate-semialdehyde dehydrogenase, translating into MEKKIKVAVMGATGAVGQVFMWMLADHPWFELTYATASASRVGLKYASTVHWVMPFEMPKKIRDVEVKEFNIEAMQEEGVQIVFSALPAEVASEAEPQLRDNGFFVFSNAASMRYDPNVPILIPETNIEQLDLVQAQGYPEKGFVVTNANCVTTGLAMALAPLRKYGIKNIMLHSYQSVSGAGYPGLSSFDITDNCIPFIRGEEEKIEKEIKKILTIDPEVYCFTVRVPVMFGHLEAVWLDLEQDVEVEDIVKDWADFKNVPDLPSTAAQPVEYGADPTFPQPKYAFWGNPSGMVVYTGRLKKKNGKIGFLLMVNNIVKGAAGGSIQNAEAFVKKFGLI